In Thermithiobacillus tepidarius DSM 3134, the genomic stretch GCAGGGCGTAGCTGAAGGCGATGCGCTGCTTGAGCTGGCGGATCTCGGGCTGGTCCAGCCTGGTGTCCAGTTCCGGCTGGCCGAAGAGGATGATTTGCAGGAGCTTGCGCTTTTCCGTTTCCAGGTTGGACAGCAGGCGCACCGCTTCCAGGGACTCGGTGGGCAGGGCCTGAGCCTCGTCGATGAGAAGCAGCACCCGGTGCCCGGCCTCGGCGTGCTGGAGCAGGGCCGTGTTGATGGCTTGCAGGGCGCGGTGGCTGCCCAGGCGCTGGTCCAGCTTGAGGGACAGTTCCTGCGCCACGGCTTGCAGCAGCTCCCGCGGCTCCAGTTGCGGGTTGAGGATGTAGGCGCTGATGTACTCGGGGCCGAGGTCCTGGAGGAAGTAGCGGCACAGGGTGGTCTTGCCGGTGCCGACCTCGCCGCTGATCTTGATGAAGCCCTCGCCCGTTTCCAGGGCGAAGCGCAGGGTCTCCAGCGCCCCGCGCCGGCTCTCGTCGGCGAAGAAAAATCCGGTGTCCGGCGTCAGGCCGAAGGGAAATTCCCGCAGGCCGTAAAACTCCAGATACATCAGCGCTCGCCCGCCACGCCGAAGGTCTTGGGGAAGCCGCCCAGGTGGAAGCCGGGATCGCTGTCCTCGAAGCGCGCGCGGGTGGCGCGGATGTCCTCCTCCCACACGCTGGCGTCGTCCACCACTACCGGGCGCAAGAGGATCACCAGTTCGCGCTTGAGCTTCGACTGCTTGGTATGGCGGAAGGCGGCGCCGATGAAGGGAATGTCGCCCAGCAACGGGGTATAGGCCAGGTTTTCGCGCTGGTCTTCGGTCATCAGGCCGCCGATCACCACGATCTGGCCGTTGCGGGCACGCACGATGCTGTCCACCTCGCGCACGTCCGAGGCG encodes the following:
- a CDS encoding ExeA family protein is translated as MYLEFYGLREFPFGLTPDTGFFFADESRRGALETLRFALETGEGFIKISGEVGTGKTTLCRYFLQDLGPEYISAYILNPQLEPRELLQAVAQELSLKLDQRLGSHRALQAINTALLQHAEAGHRVLLLIDEAQALPTESLEAVRLLSNLETEKRKLLQIILFGQPELDTRLDQPEIRQLKQRIAFSYALRPMTLAETAAYIEHRLRLAGYRGGNLLQPGALKLLHRASRGIPRLINLLSHKALLAAYGRGLRQVSRRELLQALNDTPQAHAVGFWRRLTAF